A stretch of Blautia liquoris DNA encodes these proteins:
- the feoB gene encoding ferrous iron transport protein B encodes MTLKELEIGQSAVIETVGGEGPLRQHFLDMGVIPGVEVTLEKYAPMGDPMELRIHGYELTLRLTDAEKIKIQLSHKKTREKAEQTKEKAKEVLDMHIEHPGLGEGGRFHVKADEHPLPDGTVLTFALAGNQNSGKTTLFNQLTGSNQHVGNFPGVTVDKKSGTIKRHPDTLVTDLPGIYSLSPYSSEEVVSLQFILNEKPKGIINIVDATNMERNLYLTMQLMDLDVPVVLALNMMDEVTGNGGSVKINEMEEMLGIPVVPISAAKNDGIDELIQHAVHIAKYQERPGRKDFCDENDHGGAVHRCLHGIMHLIEDHAKAADIPVRFAATKIIEGDKRITGALALDQNEEEAIEHIITQMETERGLDRTAAIADMRFSFIQKLVDSCVIKPKESKERERSRRLDRILTGRYTAIPSFIVIMGMVFYLTFNVIGSFLQDKLETFIEWLTKLVDIGLTSWNVNEALHSLVVDGIFNGVGSVLSFLPIIVTLFFFLSLLEDTGYMARVAFVMDKLLRKIGLSGRSIVPMLIGFGCSVPAVMSSRTLPSERDRKMTITLIPFMSCTAKLPIYGFFTAAFFPKHAGLIMVCLYFLGIVVGILTALISKSSIFKGEAVPFVMELPNYRLPGAKNVLRLLWEKAKDFLQRAFTVIFIATIVIWFLQTFDLHLNMVSDSKDSILALVAGFIAPIFKPLGLGDWRISTSLIVGFLAKESVVSTLSVLFGSTAALLKAMEPLAAASMLVFCLLYTPCVAAVASIKRELGGKWAAGIVVLQCTVAWIVAFIVRMVGMLFV; translated from the coding sequence ATGACATTAAAAGAATTGGAAATTGGCCAGTCAGCAGTGATTGAAACTGTTGGCGGTGAAGGTCCGCTTCGGCAGCATTTTCTCGATATGGGCGTGATCCCGGGTGTGGAGGTCACACTTGAAAAATATGCACCGATGGGTGATCCCATGGAATTGCGTATTCACGGTTATGAGCTTACACTGCGCTTAACGGATGCAGAAAAGATCAAGATTCAGCTGTCACATAAAAAAACCAGAGAAAAAGCAGAACAGACAAAAGAAAAAGCAAAAGAAGTTTTGGATATGCATATCGAGCACCCCGGTCTCGGGGAGGGAGGAAGATTCCATGTAAAAGCGGATGAGCACCCTCTTCCAGACGGCACGGTGCTCACATTTGCGCTTGCAGGTAATCAGAACAGCGGAAAGACAACACTGTTTAATCAATTAACCGGATCTAACCAACATGTTGGCAACTTCCCCGGTGTTACGGTGGATAAAAAAAGCGGAACAATCAAGCGACATCCGGATACTTTGGTGACGGACCTGCCCGGGATCTATTCCCTGTCCCCTTACAGCAGCGAGGAAGTTGTCTCTTTGCAGTTCATCCTGAACGAAAAGCCAAAGGGTATCATCAATATTGTGGATGCGACGAATATGGAGAGAAATCTCTATCTGACAATGCAGCTGATGGATCTGGATGTGCCTGTTGTGCTTGCACTTAATATGATGGATGAGGTGACGGGTAACGGCGGTTCTGTGAAGATCAATGAGATGGAGGAGATGCTTGGGATTCCGGTGGTTCCGATCTCCGCGGCGAAAAACGACGGGATTGATGAACTTATTCAACATGCCGTTCACATAGCAAAATATCAGGAGCGCCCAGGCAGAAAAGATTTCTGTGATGAAAATGATCACGGCGGTGCTGTACACAGATGTCTGCACGGAATTATGCATTTGATCGAAGACCATGCAAAAGCGGCAGATATTCCCGTTCGGTTTGCTGCGACCAAGATTATCGAAGGAGACAAGCGAATTACCGGTGCACTTGCTCTTGATCAAAATGAAGAAGAGGCGATTGAACATATTATCACTCAGATGGAGACGGAACGGGGTCTGGATCGTACGGCGGCGATCGCCGATATGCGTTTCTCCTTTATTCAGAAACTGGTTGACAGCTGTGTGATCAAACCGAAAGAGAGCAAAGAGCGGGAGAGAAGCCGCAGGCTTGACCGGATACTTACTGGAAGATATACGGCGATTCCATCTTTCATAGTGATTATGGGAATGGTTTTCTATCTGACCTTCAACGTAATTGGATCATTTCTTCAGGATAAACTGGAAACCTTCATCGAATGGCTGACAAAGCTTGTGGACATAGGGCTTACATCGTGGAATGTCAATGAAGCGTTACATTCACTGGTCGTAGACGGTATCTTTAACGGTGTTGGCAGTGTCTTAAGTTTTCTGCCCATTATCGTGACATTGTTCTTCTTCCTGTCATTACTTGAAGACACAGGATATATGGCAAGGGTTGCATTTGTAATGGATAAACTTCTGCGAAAGATCGGGTTATCCGGAAGAAGCATTGTGCCGATGCTTATCGGTTTCGGATGTTCTGTGCCGGCGGTTATGTCCAGCCGAACCCTGCCATCAGAGAGAGATCGGAAGATGACGATCACGCTGATACCTTTTATGAGTTGTACCGCGAAACTTCCAATCTATGGATTCTTCACAGCAGCATTTTTTCCGAAGCATGCAGGCCTTATTATGGTTTGTCTGTATTTTCTGGGTATTGTAGTTGGAATTCTCACGGCCCTGATCTCGAAAAGCAGCATATTCAAAGGCGAAGCAGTTCCATTCGTCATGGAACTTCCAAACTACCGTCTGCCAGGTGCAAAGAATGTATTAAGACTCCTCTGGGAGAAAGCAAAAGACTTCCTTCAGAGGGCATTTACAGTGATCTTTATCGCCACAATTGTGATATGGTTCCTGCAGACTTTTGATCTGCATCTGAACATGGTATCTGATTCCAAGGACAGTATTCTGGCATTGGTTGCAGGATTTATCGCACCGATCTTTAAACCCCTGGGACTGGGAGACTGGAGAATTAGTACCTCGCTGATTGTCGGATTCCTTGCAAAAGAGAGCGTGGTTTCTACACTTTCTGTTTTATTTGGAAGTACTGCAGCACTGCTGAAAGCGATGGAGCCACTGGCAGCGGCATCTATGCTGGTGTTCTGTCTGCTGTATACACCATGTGTTGCAGCGGTTGCATCAATCAAGAGAGAACTTGGCGGCAAATGGGCGGCAGGAATTGTAGTTCTTCAGTGTACGGTTGCCTGGATCGTCGCTTTTATAGTAAGAATGGTTGGAATGCTGTTCGTATAA